The following nucleotide sequence is from Pseudoliparis swirei isolate HS2019 ecotype Mariana Trench chromosome 7, NWPU_hadal_v1, whole genome shotgun sequence.
TACCGGTTGTCATGTTGATTTGTTGGCTGCATTAAGACGTGATTCATGTCAACGCCTCCACTGCATCTGTTTCTTACTTTCTTTAAAGTCTTTTGAGGGAATATATTGACTGTTGCTGCAGTTATTTTCGCAATAAGTGACATTAGATATGTCTTGGAGCAATTTATGATTTGACTATTTTATaatcagtggtcaccaacctgaGGTTCAGAAACCCCCAAGAGGTCCCAAGATATCATTCTTTACATGTCAttgagctgacgcttttatccaaagcgatttacaatcctgttacgttcatacaccgtagacgcagctacagggagcagttcagggttcagtgtcttgctcaaggacacatcgactagagcggagattgaacctccaaccccttgattgaaagacggacctgctacccactgacccacagtcgaccCAATAAACCTGAGGGGTCAcctcatgataataataaaaaagaagttgATTAGAACAAaaagttgattattttatctgaCCTTTCAGGGCCGTGGCTCTAGGGCTGGCAACTTTAAACCAGAAACATCTCAACCACTTTCAATGGACTGACCATGAAAAGATGTAGCCGACACACATGTAgcttccccagaggatgaaccatCACAGCTTTGGTGATCTTGTGGGTTTTCCTCAAGCGCACTTTCTATTGTTGTGCTATTTAGCTAATGTTTGCATACAAACAGACTACACTAAGATGgtgatgttagcatttagcctCACATGGATGCCAGGATGTCTAGTTTCCGTGTGAAATACCTGTCACTCCTTCATTGGTTGAACTGCTCACACAGTGTGTGTCCATAACCTGTAATTGGGGACCACGGCTTAGGACCAGAAGGCTCAAAGTGTGGGAACCACTGCTTTAAAATGTACCTTGCTGTCACAGGGAGTTTCAGTGCTCTGATGATGATCTCTACACCTGTGAAGATGCTGCCTGAGGAGGTGACGGAGGTGACGGACAACAGGAGAAAACATGCGGACGTCTTCTTTAAAAGCCATATTTATTAATCTGTGGTTGAGGACTTATGGGTTGCTCATTTTGTTTGCTGGTGCATCTCCACGTCCCCAAAAGAACGGCCATGATTCTATAAACCTCCagagttaaaaaaaatcatttgaaAGACAATCCACCATGTTCAAGCGGTGGCTTTTGGCCCTGTTGGCGCGGGTCGGCCTCATCGTGCTCGGCCTCTGCTGCTGCCTGGCCCTGTTCTACCTGCTCGCCTGTAAACCGACGTCACCCAGAAGCCAGCCGTCTCCGCTGTGGTCGGGAGGGGCCGCCAGCAAGGAGGGATACTTGGCCTTgttgcaggagagagaggactcTCACAGACATTACATCAATAGCCTGACGAAGCAGATAGCCCAGCTGAAGGAGGCGCTCCGGGAGAGGACGCGGCAGCTCCAAGAGTCCCTGGACAAAGCGAAAACAAGAGGGATTCTGCCTCAGGGTCTGGAGAGTCTGCACAAGATCCCGACACAGACTGACCTCAAGGTAGGAAAGTAAACATGATGCAGGACGGTGGTAGATAGTACCTCCATCTTCTACTAGATAGTAATGTTACATTTCCCCCAGGATTTCTTCCGCTCACAGCTGAACCAGGCGGAGGTGATCTCAGGTGTACAGCTGCCCAGCGAATACGCACTGGTACCTTTTGACACGTTCACCCTGCGGAGGTGAGTGGGACCGTCGCCCAGAGCTGCCAAAGCCTCCGAGAGGTCCTCGTCTTTGAAGTGTGTGGGCCTGTCGTCCCGTCACTCAGGGTGTACCAGCTGGAGACGGGGCTGACGAGGCACccggaggagaggcctgtgaggAGAGACCGCAGAGACGAGCTGATAAGCGCGGTGGAAACCGCTCTGCACGTCCTGAACGGGCCTCAGCAGCACACAGACGACACCAGACGGAAGAACACATACTACCCGTCCGACTTcgtagagggtgagagggatAACCACTCGTTCATTACACCTGCGTCAGATGATTGAGCTGCTGGCGGATGGATGGGAAACCTCCGGGAAGTTTCAAATGCAAGGAGGCAGCCTCCGCATCGACGCCGAGATGTTTTTCATGTCAACTGATGAGATTTAAGATTCTAGAGTTTCGGGTTTCTGTCGGTCGactcacaaaacacacaaagtacagcttCGTCTCtcatccaattcaattcaattcagtttatttgttttgcccaatttcacaaattacaaatttgtctcggagtactttacaatctgtacacatagacatccctgtcccaaaacctcacatcggatcaggaaaaactcccaaataacccttcagggggaaaaaagggaagaaaccttcaggagagcaacagaggaggatccctctccaggatggacagaacaatagatgtcatgtgtacagaaggacagatttagagttaaaatgaattcaatgaatatgacagagtgtatgaatacacTGCACGCTCTCGTGATCTCTTTCCGCCTCCGATTGGTTGGTTGTTTTTACAACCAGGGAAACAATGAGCGCAATAGTCAGTGAGGGATTCAGAGGCCTAGAATCAGGATATAGGAAACAAGAGCATCCAGAGGAAACCACAAAGGGTAAAAAGGGTCAAACATGCAACGGACAAGGTTCAACTCTCCTTTACACGGAGACATTGGTACGAGTTGCTTCGCATACCGGGGAAATATCAAAAGGATACCCTCGAAAACATACTTTTGACAAATTCATAGAAATGAATAGGAATCAGACGAAATTAATTGCCGCCCGTCTCTGTCACAGGGTTGACGCGCACGGAGCGGGACAGAGGAACCGTTTACGAGCTGACGTTCAAAGGCGCCGGCCCGCGAGACTTCACACAGCTCGTGCTCTTCAGGCCGTTTGGTCccgtgatgaaggtgaagagcgAGAGCGTGGACACCCGCGGCACCCTCATCAATATCATCGTACCTCTCTCCAAGAGGCCGGACGCGTTCAAACAGTTCATCAACAACTTCAGGTATCACTGGGAGAGtgaaataacaacacacacacacagacacacacagacacacacacacacacagtgattgtATCAGGGCATTATTGACAGTGCTGAGTGAGTCCTAATAGAGTAGCTGAAGCCAATAGGAGCCCTCTCCACTTCAGATAAAATGAGAGAAAATTGTGACTCGAGTTGTTGTTCCTTAtctaataaaaaatgtactGAGTCTGTAGATGGAGTATTATAGAAGTGGGGCCTGAAACATGATTATCTGTGTTGTGTTCTTGGATCAGAGAAGTGTGTATCCAGCAGGACGGCAGGGTTCATCTGACTGTGGTCTACTTTGGCCGAGATCAGATAGATCGGGTGAAGGccactctggaccagaccaccaggtAATGCAATGATTTGAATCATCCGTCACATTACTCATGTTTCCACTCACATATATGAGCATGCTGGCGTATCGCATTAGACAAGTGGAATGGAAACGGCAATGGGCTTGAAGTTGGCTCGAGGCGGCCGACCTCCGATCCCGGTTCACTCACTGCAGACCAGTTGATGGAAATGAGCCTAATTTGCATTTCTTTCAAAAGTTTGCTTAAAATTAGGTCGAATGGAAGCAGAGCTATTGGCTCGGTGTGTTCAGGTAAACAATATCTTCCCCGTTTCTATTTTCTCTGTAGCTGCACGCCTTTTaaattttgtaaaataattgtTGGCCTTCACAAAGATATCAGTCAAAGCAGCATCGATGTTACAGTCTTTTTGATTTCGTCGAAACAAATCATGTGACTTCATGTCTGGAGGTTGTGTTTGAGTGATTATTCACAACCCTCAGATGCACCGGATTAACCGTGCATGGAAACACAGATTCACCCATGACGTGCCCTTctgctttcctcctcttcttcagagaGACTCGGTTCAGGAGCTTCACTTTGATCCAGCTGAACGAGGAGTTTTCTCGTGGACGCGGTTTAGAAGTGGGCGCCAGGGCGTGGAGGCGGAGCCAAAACGTCCTGCTCTTCTTCTGTGACGTTGACATCCACTTCACCGCCGACTTCTTAACTTCTTGTCGTCTCAACGCAGCGCCGGGTGAGAGGGGACTGCCTCAAGAGAAAATCTATCCAGCCTGATTCCCACGATAGTCGATGTATTCAAGAATAAAACGACTTAGGTTAAAGCTGATAATTACAACATTGACCATCAAATATGAAACGACAAAGCGGCTGTATTTGACGAGCTGGGGGTGAGAGCGGGTTGGATTCAATGTCCCGCCTGCTCCCTCTTATGCTGCACTGTTTGTGTTGGGTTGTTGTTGCACTATCCTCCGAATTCAAATGATAAACCAGAGGTTTCATTTAGGCCTTTATCAGAGATTAGTGAGCAGtcagtcttttttatttttctttgttcaAGCCTGGAGGTTATTGTTGCTCATCCTATATATCTGGTCCTTATTCCTCTCGCTTCAGTCAGAGCTCTGTTGGTGCTGAAGTGATGAAACATGCATCACGTCTGGGCTGCCGCGTGGTTCAAACGAAACATGTGTATCCTGAACATTGACAATGTTTTTGAAACGTGACAAATGTTAATacttaacattatatatatatatatatatttaaataaaaatattttaaaaaattacattatCAAATTGATGTGACTGGATGTTTGTCTGTTTGAACTGTTTTTGTCCCAAGGGAAGAGAGTGTACTACCCAGTGCTCTTCAGCCAGTACAACCCGTCTATGATCTACAGCAACCAGACTCGTCTGCCCTCTGTTCAACAACAACTGGTTAgtagaaaataaacacaaacaaatagccCAATTAAATGTATCCGAATGaattgtcatgatgtcatcaagaTGTAATAGACTGATGTGTTGCTTTCAGGTGATGAGGAAAGACACTGGATTCTGGAGAGACTTTGGGTTTGGCATGACGTGCCAGTACAGGTCGGATTTCCTCAACATAGGTAATAGAAACGCTTGCGCCGTCAACTATTTCACtcatttcatgttttttaaaagacataATAACATTTCAAATTACAATAAGCATAATGTGTGGCAATAAAACTACAGGTGCATGTTCATATAGAATTATTATACTATTGATGACATGACAGTAAAAAAGATAAGAAAATTCACTTTATCTTTTTCTGTTCATTTCCATCTTTTTGGGGTGTTTTAAGCCATTTTCTTGTTTGAATACATCAAATTAAGGGAACAGGATTTGCCTAAAAAGGCTATATTTTACAATGATTTTCACAAAGCCATTGAAGAAGAATACCTAAAGTTAGACTTCAAATCCACCGCCTTTTCTATGGATGTCGAGTCAGTGCTGATGATAAGTGTGGTGAACTCTGGGAGAGAGAGCAGCTAAACGTCTCTACCTCCTGGCAGGTGGTTTTGACCGTAACATCAAAGGTTGGGGGTTGGAGGACGTGCACCTGTACAGGAAGTACCTTCACAGCAAGCTGATGGTGATCCGCTCTCCGTCTCGAGGGCTTTTCCACTTGTGGCACGAGAAGAACTGCGCAGACCAGCTCCCTGCAGACAAGTACAAGATGTGCATGCAGACCAAAGCCATGAGCGAGGCCTCGCACGGCATTCTGGGAGAGCTGTTCTTCAAGCGGGAAATTGAGCTTCATCTGAGCTCCCAGAAGCAGAGGAACATCATGACGAGGACAATCAAATAGGGCTTTGGCGACATCAATCGCCACAGTTCTTTAATTCAGATCATGATCCTTTATGTTTACTCACTTACTCAAACAACAAATGGTTTACTGTGATTATTGTTCTCCATATGGACACATGAACTTAAAAATAACGACTGATATATGTTGTgtgaataaaacaatgaactaTATGACCTGTGctgtatgttttatttccatagaGAGAAAAAAGTATATGCATTTGTGTGGTTTATGTGGTCTTCTTAAGGGAGGTGTTCCCAAACGTTGacatagcataacataactGAGTTTATATCAACCAGTAACCTCAAAGCATCAATAACAGTATGAACAGCTTCACTTGAATAGCATCTGGATTTTCCTGCATCTTTCTCACAGATGTCTGTTGTTATCACATACAACAGAATAATGTCTCTCCTGGTGTATTTCCAGTGAACTCAAGAGAGAAATACATCTGTTCATGTCTCGGCaacactttataatacaaacatTTTCATACACAGCTGTCTCGTGTCTGTTCAAAAGTAGATTTGATTCAGACTTTTATCACAGCCGACATGTTGAGTCACGCAATAGCAGAACATTTGTGTTCCTGTGATTTTGTACAGGTCCACACAGgccttttgtatgtgtgtgtgtgtgtgtgtgtgttcaggcctGTAGCCTGGTGAAGATAACACCTGAACGCCGTAAAGAAACATTGAGGGAATTCCTACGCGGTCATATCTCATCACTGTGGGGCTTTGTTGATGAACGGATGCAGTGACTCTTCTGTTATCCTGATGCCCCCTCATTACCTCCACAGGGGGAGGGACCACTCTGTATCAGCCGAGCGTCAACACAGCCACACGATAGGTCCACAACTCCTTTACCACTTCTCCTGTTTTATGCTGCATTCAAGTACACCTCGGAAATTCGATATACTGTATGTCAAATGAAGGAAAAGACTGGGAAGTCTTTCTGTTGACTTGACGAAAAGgaccttctcctttttttgcacttttgagTGCAATAACCAACAcaagtagatagatagatagatatgtactttattaatccccaaggggaaatttgtcgtaacagtagcagcaccaataaactaaacacacaagaataaaaaataaaatataaaaaacagggatgaaagataaagatgtatacaagaagtatacaaagtaaaatataaaataaaatatatatgtatctatacaacatatatgcatacacaatacacaatacaatactaatgacaaattaaattaaatctaaaaatattaaatatagacagtgtgcaaaatgcaaagtgtgtgtatgtgtgtagtgtaaatgaaaatgaagtgtgtgtgtatgtgtgtagtgtaagtaaatgaaatgtgtgaagtgcagatcaacatagtgtggatatgaagttattattattgcagttattgcactatgatctggcaagaggtgatctgttgtagagcctcatagccgtcggcaggaatgttctcctgtatctgtccttgtggcagcggagcgtgaggagacgtctggagaaagtactcctctgtccctgtagtagGTGGTGGAAAGGGTGGAGTAAATTGCAATGAAagtttttatttgaaaagcAAAATAATTGCAACATTTACATGGAATGACATAAAAATAGGCCTTTTAAAGCAAAGAAAATTGCCTTTTAAAGACGTTTAGTTTGGTGAAGTAATTAGATGTATTCGTCCTTGTGTGGGATTTCTCCCGTGTTTCGAGTAACACGTGAGGGTGACTGGAGAAAGTACACTTTGAGTTCAGATCAGATGGACCTCTGATCTTATTTGGGACAAACAAAATACGCTCAGCCAATAGTTAATTGAGCAATCAAACATATCCAACACATTAAGCCTGCTCTCTCAGCATAAGTTTATTTTTCCTGTAGAAACACAGTACCTGTTGGACTAGTTTAACCTTTCTACTCTTTTAGTAACATAACGCTTTAGACACTATATTCGCAGGACATGACCAGAATTTACTTTAAATGGAAATAACATTGTCGATAGCACACGACAAACTTGCAAAACTGAGGAGCCTTAATATACTACTGTTTCTCAGGGTTTGTGAAGCACAACGTTGTGACTCGGACCAAATAATCAACCAATAACGGCACGGCTCAACTTAATTTTAGTCACTAAGGAAACGAGTAAAACCAAAGATTTGACTACATTAAGACAACAACCGTGTTTGATAACAGAAATAAAAGCATTGCGTTAAAAACCTAAGTCTGTCGTTCAATTGTTTACAAATTTATTCATTtctaatttaatccattttgttcAGTTGGGTCACAAGGACTTACTCATGATGACTTTAATCACAGGGGATCAGCAGGTCGACAGTAATCAATAATGACTTTAGCCAATATGTACTTTACCATTTTTCATTATCCACTACATTAATTTGACAACTTGCGTTTCTCAGTTTCTCTGCATATTCAGATTATACACGCAACATTAAAAGAATACAGCCAATTATATATCTGTGACAATAGGGTAGTATAATATAGTACATCCACTATATTGGTTCTTAATGTTGTTATTACTGTTATTCTGAAATGAACTATTCTGAATACTAATACTTTTCCTTttgatattttaattatattggATTTTCAATATGGCACACTTTCTTTACCATAGTATTTCTAAAGTGTGGTATTGCTACTTTTACATAAGTAAAACAGGCTACTTCTCCCACACTGGGTTGTCAGTAAATTGAGAAGTATCGTGGTAATTCAAAGTCCTCGCTTTTTCCGAGCGTCACGTGAAGGCAGCACGTGACGCTCGCCGCTCTCGAGGCTCGCGCCTGAAGCGCCTCGCGCAGTGACGAGCTGCGGACATCCGGCTGTGTGATGATGGTTAGTGAGCAGTGAGCACCCGGGAGGGTGAGCGGCTCTTAGATTACATAAtttagactttaaaaaaaaagagtataggctatattttatttgttttgaatcCCAGGTTGTTTTGAGCTTTCTCGGACAGTCCCGGAGTTTAGTGGCCGCGCGATGCCACTGTTTTAATCTGTGTTGCGGGAGGAGCGACACATGTGCGGCAGGAGGACCGCGGCTCGCCGGACAGGACACCGATGAAGACTGAGGTCAGGAGAAGGAGACGCAACATGTTTGACGCGGCGGGGGTCCCCCTCATCGGGCTGGACGCGATCTGCCTCATCCTCGGTAGGTCTGAGAAACCAACACTGTACtccatttatttctttataaataattgtaatgtaatgtaacgtaaaGAGTTTTTGCTTGTTAAAGTGGACTTTCTGTTGTCGTCAAACTTCTCTCGCAACTATTCTGCTATGGAGGCAAATCCAATCATTTGCATACacgtcatatttatatatatacacacacacacacacacctacacacacacacacacacacacacacacgggtgttTCAGTGAACCAGGCAGGAAGAtggaaaaaggggaaacaaagtatctgtgtgtgtgggtgtgtgtgggtgtttttcTTTCCCCGAGCAAAGCGGTATTTTTAGCTCAGTGTGTGTAATGTAATCATCGCGCAGAGACAAGCTGCCAAATGTAATTGACAATATGCAGTAGAAGTACATTAAAGAAACCTCTGTGCGCGATGGGTTGACCACACAGACTCTCTCATACCGCTTAGTCAGTGTCCTGTGGTCGCGTGCGCTGCTGACTGGGCACCAATCCTCCCATTGTGTTGCGCTGCTGGCAGCAACAATCACACTGGGAGCTGTGTACTCGCGTTCATTTTTCATTCGCAAGTCCAAAGTCTGGTTCAATAAAAGCCCTTCCGTGTGTGTTGTAAATGATGTGTTCAAGTTCAAGTAAAAGTGGTataagggaagaagaagaagaagaagaagaagaagaattcagATCCATACACACTGCAATGtcaaaaaaagtcctgtattcaAAAGTATATGGTATTTAGTTGTAGAACAAAAGTCGACTTATTGGATGGTTATTACTGATCAATGTGTTTCACAGGTGAAGCTGATCCTGAATCATTATTTTGTAATTGAACCTATAACAATGGATTACAGTTTCTGTGTATAGGTCTTAAATTCAGTTAATATAGGTACAAATGAATTAGTGCTACAGCGTTAAAATAAATGGGGTGAAAAGTACACTATTTCTCCTTGGAATGTAAAGTAGAACTATTAAGTAGA
It contains:
- the LOC130196915 gene encoding chondroitin sulfate N-acetylgalactosaminyltransferase 1-like, with product MFKRWLLALLARVGLIVLGLCCCLALFYLLACKPTSPRSQPSPLWSGGAASKEGYLALLQEREDSHRHYINSLTKQIAQLKEALRERTRQLQESLDKAKTRGILPQGLESLHKIPTQTDLKDFFRSQLNQAEVISGVQLPSEYALVPFDTFTLRRVYQLETGLTRHPEERPVRRDRRDELISAVETALHVLNGPQQHTDDTRRKNTYYPSDFVEGLTRTERDRGTVYELTFKGAGPRDFTQLVLFRPFGPVMKVKSESVDTRGTLINIIVPLSKRPDAFKQFINNFREVCIQQDGRVHLTVVYFGRDQIDRVKATLDQTTRETRFRSFTLIQLNEEFSRGRGLEVGARAWRRSQNVLLFFCDVDIHFTADFLTSCRLNAAPGKRVYYPVLFSQYNPSMIYSNQTRLPSVQQQLVMRKDTGFWRDFGFGMTCQYRSDFLNIGGFDRNIKGWGLEDVHLYRKYLHSKLMVIRSPSRGLFHLWHEKNCADQLPADKYKMCMQTKAMSEASHGILGELFFKREIELHLSSQKQRNIMTRTIK